In Deltaproteobacteria bacterium CG11_big_fil_rev_8_21_14_0_20_49_13, the genomic stretch CACGCTGAATGAGAGATCGAGCTCTTTAGACAGCACAAGGCGCTTTTTCTGTTCTTCCGAGAGAGGTTCAAAGCATAACGCCTTTGTCTCTTCGGCTGAGAGCGGTTTTGCCCCTTCTATGGTCCTGAGCGAACCGTCTATCCTTATTTTAGGGGGTTGTTTTGCGCATATATGAAGATCGCTTGCGCCGGAATCGATCGTCTTTTTTAAGAGGTCTTGTAATGTGGCCATTTTGTTGATTCTCCTTATTTTGGAAACGCATGGTACAATGTTTTATACTATCTTGAAAGAAGAATTTTTATTGGCCTTGGAACTTTTGACTCCGCCTTGTGGTTATTTGCCCTAGGGCTTTAATTATCTCTTCCCGAATTCTTCATTATAGATAAGTTCCTTGAGCGGTCTGCGCGGGCGCATCGGAGGGGCTTCATTCGCGTATCCAAGGGCAAAGATCGCCACAACATAATGGTCGTCAGGGACTTTAAGAACTGGTTTCACGTCACCCTGCGCGAACATAGCGTTCCAGCATGTTGCAAGGCCGAGATCCGTTGCCGCAAGGGCTACATGTTCGCCGCCGATAGACGTATCCCGGATGATCTTTCTTAGGTTATCGGCGTTCTCCGGATGGTTGACCGATGCCGGAGACGGAACTCGGCAGGTTATATCGGCAAGCAGGGCTATCACCATCGGTGCTTCCAGCATAAATCTCTGCTGTCCGCTTGTTTCGTAAAGCGCACGCCTAATCTTTTCGTCACGCACGATCACGAACCGCCACGGCTGGCTGTTGTTCCCGGACGGCGCAAGCCTCGCAGTCTCAAGGACCTGCATGACCTGTTCGTTACTTACAGGATCCGGTTTGAATTTTCGTATGCTCCTGCGTTTTTTGACAAGTTCGATGAATGACATGATGGGGGCTTATATATAGATGCGGATCAAAAGACAAGTTCTAACGTGAGAAGAGCGCCCAGGCATCGGCGCCGTAGCTACCAAATGTNNNNNNNNNNNNNNNNNNNNNNNNNNNNNCAGGTCCCTTCAGTTATAAAGGCGAGCCTGCAATCGAATGTTCCGCTGATGCTGGAATCGGACTCGTTATCCCTCTACAGGTACAGGGGTCAAGTACAGGGTACAGGGGTCAAGTCTTTACTCTTTACTTTCGTACAGGGGTACAGGGGTCAAGTCTTTACTCTTTACTTTCGTAATCGAACCAACATATTCAACTGCATCTAAATCAGCAATTTTCCGGTCCGCCANNNNNNNNNNNNNNNNNNNNNNNNNNNNNNNNNNNNNNNNNNNNNNNNNNNNNNNNNNNNNNNNNNNNNNNNNNNNNNNNNNNNNNNNNNNNNNTTTTCATAAATGTTCGATAACACCAGAAAGGTTCAAGTTTGTCCTTTTTGCCTACGTATTAATGCCGAACCACATACGGGCACCTCTAAAAACCTCTTAAACACCCCGCTCATCCTGAGCTTGTCGAAGGATGAGTACGGGAAATCAAGGGTTTATATTTTCATGGTTC encodes the following:
- a CDS encoding nitroreductase, producing MSFIELVKKRRSIRKFKPDPVSNEQVMQVLETARLAPSGNNSQPWRFVIVRDEKIRRALYETSGQQRFMLEAPMVIALLADITCRVPSPASVNHPENADNLRKIIRDTSIGGEHVALAATDLGLATCWNAMFAQGDVKPVLKVPDDHYVVAIFALGYANEAPPMRPRRPLKELIYNEEFGKR